The Anaerolineales bacterium region AGATCTCGCGGTCATCGATCACGGTCCACGAGACTCCGGTAAGCACCGCCGCCACATATATATAGAAGGCGTTGCCTAAATAGATGTAGGCAAACATTGGGTCCTGAAAATTGCCATTGGTGATCACGCTGTACATCACCACCAGGATCGCCGCGCCCGAAAGCGGCTTGATGACTGAGTAAATGAAGAAGATCAGCGGGTCAGCCCAGTTGGACTCGATCTGCCAGCCCAGCCAGGCTGCTGCGCTAAAGGTGCGCCGGGCAACGCCGCGTTCTTTGGCGGGCTTCTCGATATTTTGTGTCGCCTGCATGCTATCTCCTCGACTCCGTCAGGCGCCCTTCGCGTACCGCCAGGCGCTCCATGTAGCCCAGCAGCCAGCGTGCGCCGAACAGGAACACCACGCATAACCCGGCCAGGATCAGCAGCTCGGTTTGCACTGGCAGAAAGCCTAGCTCTGTGCCGCCGCTGAACGAAAGCTGGCGCATGGCGTCCATACCCAGGGTCAGCGGAATGATCGAAGCGCCGGCCGCGATCCAGAAATCCAGGCTCTTGATCGGGAAGTAAAAGCCCGAAGCCAGATACACCGGCTCCTGTGCCAGGTTGGCGTAGTGCCATGCCTCGCGGTTGAGCAGCAGGAACAGCGAGGCGGTCATCATCCCCAGGCCATACAGCGCCACCATCGTAAGCATAAAGATCGCGAACAGCAGCAGATAGCTGCTCACCTCAAAATTGACATTGAATAAGAAACTGCCCGCCAGCGTGATCACCAGGGCGCGCAAGCCGGTGGAGAACAGGCCGCCGAAAGCCATGCCCAGCAGGATCGCCATCAGCGAATTGGGCGCCATGATATACAGCGCCAGGTTACCGGTCTGTTTCTCCCAGTACATCTGGCTGCTCATCGACCACAGGATGTTGAGCCAGAAGGCGGTCATGGCGCCGCCCATCACCACAAAGCCCACATACACATCCGGCGCGCCGATGGCACGATAAATGAAGACGTACGCCGCCACCGAGAGCACGGGCAGAAAGACTTCGAAGAAGAACCAGCTCAGCTCACGCAGCAGGCCGATGATGCGCGGGTAGGCGCGGCCCACCACCGTCTGGAGGAACAGGCGCCAGCCGCTATTCTTGGGAACTCTATCCGTCAGCGCCACTCTCGGCCTCCTTCATGCTGTGGCCCACCAGGTTTACGAACACATCCTCCAACGAGGGTTCGCGCTTCTGCAAATTGAGAATGTGGATGTCCTTACCGGTCAGCGTATTCACCACCGAACCTAGAGCGTCATCTTCGGCCAGGATCAGCTCCAGCACCGCCGAACCGTCCTGGGCTTCGTGGCTCACCTTGCGCACCCCGTTCAGCGCTTCCAGCGCTTCGGGCTGCAGGCCATTGAGCGGGCTCACCTCCATGCGGTAGATCACATCGCTCTGCAACTGGCGCTTCAAGTTGGCCGGCGTGTCGCACGCCAGCACCTGGCCGCCGTTGATGATCGCCACCCGGTCGCACAGCTCGTCGGCTTCCACCATGTAGTGGGTGGTCAGCAGCAGGGTGCGGTCATTGTTGGCGTCCATCCAGCCGCGCACAAAGTTGCGCACATCCATGCCAGCCTCTACATCCAGGCCCAGGGTCGGCTCATCCAGGAACAGCACTTCGGGGTCGGTCAGAAAGCCGCGCACAATGTTCATCTTTTGTCGCAGCCCGGTCGAAAGGTCGGAGGACTTGGTGTTCATGCGGTCGCTCATGTGGACAATATCCAGCAGCTGCTTGATGCGCTCATTGGCAATCTTGCTGGGGATGCCGTAGAACTGGGCGAACATCCACAGGTTCTCGCGCACGGTCAGCAAGCCATACCCGGAAGATTCGCCGCCTGACACCATGTTGATGCGCGGGCGCACCTTCTCTGGCTCCTTGGCCACATCGTAGCCCGCCACCTGCGCCGTGCCGGAGGTTGGGGCCAGCAGGGTGGTGAGGATCTTGATCAGCGTGGTCTTGCCGGCGCCGTTGGGGCCAAGCAGGCCAAACAGCTCGCCGCGGCGCACATCCAGATTGATGTCGCGTAGGGCCACCAGCTCTTTGGCTTTTTCTTTTTTGTTGCCACGCAGCTTGTACACGCGGGCCAGTTTTTCAGTGTGAATTGCCAGATCCATATAGTCCTTTTTTCCTAGCTACCGCGCGGGTAAGTGAGCGGCTAGAGTAGGGTAATCGTAGGGTAAGCGTCAAGCACTCCATGCATAGACCGCCTATTATATGTCTCGTAAGGGCGATTTCTCTCTTCTTCTCCTCCTTAGTGAGAGCCGGGCGGCGTACCCGGCTCTCTCACTTTAACGGTCAGGGCGCGCCCTGCGGACTGTCTTAATGCAAAAAGTTATTATGTCTGCATGGGGGAGGGGGTTAAAACTTATTACTAACAACTTTAGCCTTCCCCAGCCTGCGAATAACCCATGATGAGCTTATAGCACAGGATGCCAGCCCATTGGCCAAGTCTAGCCGGCTGTCAAGGGAGTGCCCGGCTCACTATCCCCGATTTACTTCTTTGTATCTGAAACATCCCACCAGATGGTCATTTACCATGCCGGTGGCTTGCATATGGGCATAGCAGATCGTAGGGCCAACAAAGCGAAAGCCGCGCTTTTTGAGGTCTTTGCTCATGGCGCGGGATTCGTCCGTTTCGGCAGGAATGTCGCGCAGGCTCTTGCGCTTGTTCTGGATCGGCTTGCCGCCCACGAATTGCCAGATGTACGCATCAAAGCTACCGAATTCCTTCTGCACCGCCAGGAAGGCCTGGGCATTGCCCACGGCTGCATTGATCTTGGCCCGGTTGCGGATGATGCCAGGGTCGGCCAATAGCCGGGCGATCTTCTTATCGGTGTAACGGGCTACTTTGTTAGGGTCAAAATTATCGAAGGCTTTCCGGTAGGCGTCACGCTTGCGCAGCACCGTGATCCAGCTCAGCCCGGCTTGCGCGCCTTCGAGGATCAGCATCTCAAACAGGCAGCGCTCGTCGTGTAGCGGCACGCCCCATTCCTCATCGTGATATTGGATGTACAGCGGGTCGGTGCCGTGCCAGCCGCAGCGGGTCGGCTCTGCGCTCACAGGGTCAGCTCCTCCAGCGCGGTTTGCAAATCAGCCTCTGAGGTATACGTCGCTTCGGGCAGCTTGGCGCGGGTCTGCTCCACGGCGGCGTCCTCGCCGCCTACAAAGAGGAGCGGGATGTTGCGCGTGGCCTTGGCCTCGGCCAGGTGCTCGGCGGTGGCGCGGCTGTGGGAGGGCTTGCGGTCAAGATACAGCACCACCGCGTCGGGCAGGCTGGCTTTCACTGCCGCGCTGCCGCGCCCGCCGTCCTGCCATTCCAGCTCCACATCCCAGCCCCAGGCGCGGATGCGCAG contains the following coding sequences:
- a CDS encoding ABC transporter permease; translated protein: MTDRVPKNSGWRLFLQTVVGRAYPRIIGLLRELSWFFFEVFLPVLSVAAYVFIYRAIGAPDVYVGFVVMGGAMTAFWLNILWSMSSQMYWEKQTGNLALYIMAPNSLMAILLGMAFGGLFSTGLRALVITLAGSFLFNVNFEVSSYLLLFAIFMLTMVALYGLGMMTASLFLLLNREAWHYANLAQEPVYLASGFYFPIKSLDFWIAAGASIIPLTLGMDAMRQLSFSGGTELGFLPVQTELLILAGLCVVFLFGARWLLGYMERLAVREGRLTESRR
- a CDS encoding DNA-3-methyladenine glycosylase I; translation: MSAEPTRCGWHGTDPLYIQYHDEEWGVPLHDERCLFEMLILEGAQAGLSWITVLRKRDAYRKAFDNFDPNKVARYTDKKIARLLADPGIIRNRAKINAAVGNAQAFLAVQKEFGSFDAYIWQFVGGKPIQNKRKSLRDIPAETDESRAMSKDLKKRGFRFVGPTICYAHMQATGMVNDHLVGCFRYKEVNRG
- a CDS encoding ABC transporter ATP-binding protein, with translation MDLAIHTEKLARVYKLRGNKKEKAKELVALRDINLDVRRGELFGLLGPNGAGKTTLIKILTTLLAPTSGTAQVAGYDVAKEPEKVRPRINMVSGGESSGYGLLTVRENLWMFAQFYGIPSKIANERIKQLLDIVHMSDRMNTKSSDLSTGLRQKMNIVRGFLTDPEVLFLDEPTLGLDVEAGMDVRNFVRGWMDANNDRTLLLTTHYMVEADELCDRVAIINGGQVLACDTPANLKRQLQSDVIYRMEVSPLNGLQPEALEALNGVRKVSHEAQDGSAVLELILAEDDALGSVVNTLTGKDIHILNLQKREPSLEDVFVNLVGHSMKEAESGADG